A portion of the Scleropages formosus chromosome 13, fSclFor1.1, whole genome shotgun sequence genome contains these proteins:
- the slc16a13 gene encoding monocarboxylate transporter 13 isoform X1, translated as MVRARSREPAAAPDGGWGWVVVGVLFVTSALVFGLIRSLGVFFVEFVHYFERSAQAISWIASIGVATQQLMSPLGTALCNAYGARPVVMVGGLLSGVGLTLASQATSLTELYLTMGLISAARGRVRLAGGPAHPGRPQLQHGGLRRLDPAPGERQDQVAGTDGAPPFSPCSQTVLSACLVWYHKRIGDTCSFSCGTSLVPVYFWACSAFLSDSLVPSCPLSPTDAIQALGDQADETSCSSLCSRAFVYLELSLLLHKPFVIYTLAVTLFNAGYYVPYIYLVAHSRHVGFSEYQAAFVVSAAGVADLAGRVIAGWTSDLGRTRLPHMLSLWTGLTGLFMLLLPSCSAPGSYGGLLLISLLYGFSAGAMTPLVFSAVPEIVGTHRMLGALGLLQLIESVGGLLGAPLSGWLKDQTGSYTGSFLLAGGCLLLGTLVLAGLPHYFACSPSSGVESPGQNQSPEAGLLTHAVCVPTLSKDLPTSGAENASAPLSPNLDDVQPRPGVDPSALTAAALQDNVGC; from the exons ATGGTCCGAGCCCGGTCCCGAGAACCCGCGGCCGCCCCCGacgggggctgggggtgggtcGTGGTCGGCGTGCTCTTCGTGACCTCGGCCCTGGTGTTTGGCCTCATCCGCAGCCTCGGTGTCTTCTTCGTGGAGTTTGTGCACTACTTTGAGAGGAGCGCTCAGGCCATTTCCTGGATCGCGTCCATCGGCGTGGCCACGCAGCAGCTCATGA GCCCCCTGGGCACGGCCCTGTGCAACGCGTACGGCGCGCGGCCCGTCGTCATGGTGGGGGGTCTGCTGTCTGGCGTCGGCTTAACCCTGGCGTCTCAGGCCACTTCCCTCACTGAGCTGTACCTGACCATGGGCCTCATCTCAG CTGCTCGTGGACGTGTACGCCTGGCGGGGGGCCCTGCTCATCCTGGGCGCCCTCAGCTTCAACATGGTGGCCTGCGGCGCCTTGATCCGGCCCCTGGGGAGCGCCAGGACCAAGTCGCAGGTACTGACGGCGCGCCGCCTTTTTCACCATGTTCTCAAACTGTCCTCAGCGCTTGCCTTGTTTGGTACCACAAACGTATCGGAGACACGTGTAGCTTCTCCTGCGGCACTTCCCTGGTACCAGTGTATTTCTGGGCATGCTCCGCATTCTTGTCGGACTCGCTCGTGCCGTCTTGTCCCCTCTCTCCCACGGACGCCATCCAGGCTCTGGGCGACCAGGCGGACGAGACGTCCTGCTCCTCGTTGTGCTCGCGAGCCTTCGTCTACCTGGAGCTCTCGCTGCTCTTGCACAAGCCCTTCGTCATCTACACGCTGGCCGTCACGCTCTTCAACGCCGGCTACTACGTGCCGTACATCTACCTGGTGGCCCACAGCCGCCACGTGGGCTTCTCCGAGTACCAGGCGGCCTTCGTGGTGTCGGCCGCAGGGGTGGCGGACCTGGCGGGCCGCGTCATCGCCGGCTGGACCTCGGACCTGGGCCGCACGCGACTGCCCCACATGCTGTCGCTGTGGACGGGACTCACGGGCCTcttcatgctgctgctgccgtcGTGCTCCGCGCCTGGGTCCTACGGCGGCCTCCTGCTCATCAGCCTGCTCTACGGCTTCTCCGCCGGGGCCATGACGCCGCTCGTCTTCTCGGCGGTGCCCGAGATCGTGGGCACGCACCGCATGCTGGGCGCCCTGGGGCTGCTGCAGCTCATCGAGAGCGTCGGCGGCCTGCTGGGGGCACCGCTGTCAG GTTGGCTGAAGGACCAGACGGGCAGCTACACGGGCTCCTTCCTGCTGGCGGGAGGGTGCCTCCTGCTGGGCACGCTGGTACTTGCAGGCCTGCCGCACTACTTTGCCTGCAGTCCGAGCTCCGGTGTTGAGTCTCCGGGGCAGAATCAAAGTCCCGAGGCTGGTCTGCTGACCCACGCGGTGTGTGTGCCGACTCTTTCCAAAGACCTTCCGACTTCGGGAGCTGAGAACGCATCTGCTCCGCTCTCGCCGAACCTTGACGACGTCCAGCCACGCCCCGGCGTGGATCCGTCAGCCCTGACCGCAGCGGCGTTGCAGGACAACGTGGGCTGCTGA
- the trip6 gene encoding thyroid receptor-interacting protein 6 isoform X1, whose translation MSGPTWLPPRTLGSPERVTAQMCPSGPAFYRPPAKGNHKYGGFDQNGATGGTAPRYTAAGATGGVLPHAEDSGSSEFSPVSPKSVEHHYPSGHSSQEDRLWSLHGATYSPQNRVQENPVGHVSSIDAEIDSLTSMLADLDSPPQSSRSQVYDNVPYATHLSAERYKGPPPQSRCPAGYPPYPQAQFQLAGPYPAEASHSAPPLGQYSLQQEYPYPSTPKPYPQPVPASYTTASTPTGPRFSVQVKTAQPVNYSQSGRHAEQAYAPPRPRPLHPYPESAAAPQPWYPAPCAAQEQDHGAAYKGGIVPGPRTALGPPPRRSVEAPMAAPSHGPAYQLAKGALPKPEEELERLTKKLVYDMNHPHSEEYFGRCTRCGDKVLGDGSGCVAMEQVFHVECFTCVTCHSRLRGQPFYALDKKSYCENCYIDTLERCSKCTQPILDRILRAMGKAYHPRCFTCVVCGGCLDGVPFTVDATSQIHCIQDFHRKFAPRCSVCGQPIMPEPGQEETVRIVALDRSFHVNCYTCEECGLLLSSEGEGRGCYPLDGHILCKSCSARRIQDLSAKISTDC comes from the exons ATGTCTGGTCCTACCTGGTTGCCGCCGAGGACTCTGGGAAGTCCAGAACGAGTCACCGCTCAGATGTGCCCGAGCGGCCCGGCCTTCTACAGACCCCCAGCGAAGGGGAACCACAAGTATGGCGGGTTTGACCAGAACGGAGCAACGGGAGGGACAGCCCCCAGGTACACGGCAGCTGGGGCCACAG GAGGAGTCCTGCCACACGCAGAGGATTCTGGGTCCTCAGAATTCAGCCCAGTATCGCCCAAATCAGTCGAGCACCATTACCCATCAGGCCACAGCTCACAAGAGGACCGCTTGTGGTCTCTCCACGGCGCCACATACAGCCCTCAG AACCGTGTCCAGGAGAATCCCGTTGGACATGTGAGTAGCATCGACGCTGAGATAGACTCGCTCACCTCCATGCTGGCCGACCTGGACAGCCCCCCGCAGAGCTCCCGCTCCCAG GTGTACGACAACGTGCCATACGCCACGCACCTGTCGGCAGAGCGCTACAAGGGCCCCCCGCCCCAGAGCCGCTGCCCCGCAGGGTACCCCCCGTACCCACAGGCCCAGTTCCAGCTCGCCGGCCCGTACCCTGCGGAAGCCTCGCACTCGGCGCCACCGCTGGGCCAGTACAGCCTACAGCAGGAGTACCCGTACCCGTCGACCCCGAAACCGTACCCGCAGCCGGTGCCCGCGTCATACACCACAGCGTCGACCCCTACGGGCCCCCGTTTCAGCGTGCAGGTGAAAACGGCGCAGCCTGTCAATTACTCCCAAAGTGGGCGCCATGCGGAACAGGCCTATGCCCCGCCACGGCCCCGGCCCTTGCACCCGTACCCAGAGTCGGCGGCGGCACCACAGCCCTGGTACCCTGCCCCGTGTGCCGCCCAggagcaggaccatggtgcgGCCTACAAAGGGGGCATTGTGCCGGGACCTCGGACTGCTCTGGGCCCCCCACCCAGGAGGAGTGTAGAGGCGCCCATGGCAGCACCCAGCCATGGCCCGGCCTACCAGCTCGCTAAG GGGGCACTGCCAAAGCCAGAGGAGGAGTTGGAGCGGCTCACCAAGAAACTGGTGTATGACATGAATCACCCGCACAGCGAGGAGTACTTTG GTCGGTGCACGCGGTGCGGCGACAAAGTGCTGGGGGACGGCAGTGGCTGCGTGGCCATGGAGCAGGTGTTCCACGTCGAGTGCTTCACGTGTGTGACGTGTCACAGCCGCCTGCGGGGGCAGCCTTTCTACGCCCTGGACAAGAAGAGCTACTGTGAGAACTGCTACATC GACACCCTGGAGCGCTGTTCCAAATGCACACAGCCCATCCTGGACCGCATCCTGCGTGCCATGGGCAAGGCGTACCACCCACGCTGCTTCACCTGCGTCGTGTGTGGCGGCTGCCTGGACGGCGTGCCCTTCACCGTGGACGCCACATCGCAGATCCACTGCATCCAGGACTTCCACAG GAAGTTTGCCCCACGGTGCTCTGTGTGTGGTCAGCCCATCATGCCGGAGCCCGGCCAGGAGGAGACGGTGAGGATCGTGGCCCTCGACCGCAGCTTCCATGTCAACTGCTACACATGTGAG GAGTGTGGACTCCTGCTGTCCTCCGAGGGAGAGGGACGCGGCTGCTACCCGCTGGACGGTCACATTCTGTGCAAGAGCTGCAGCGCACGGCGCATTCAGGACCTCTCAGCCAAGATCTCGACCGACTGCTGA
- the trip6 gene encoding thyroid receptor-interacting protein 6 isoform X2 — protein MSGPTWLPPRTLGSPERVTAQMCPSGPAFYRPPAKGNHKYGGFDQNGATGGTAPRYTAAGATGGVLPHAEDSGSSEFSPVSPKSVEHHYPSGHSSQEDRLWSLHGATYSPQNRVQENPVGHVYDNVPYATHLSAERYKGPPPQSRCPAGYPPYPQAQFQLAGPYPAEASHSAPPLGQYSLQQEYPYPSTPKPYPQPVPASYTTASTPTGPRFSVQVKTAQPVNYSQSGRHAEQAYAPPRPRPLHPYPESAAAPQPWYPAPCAAQEQDHGAAYKGGIVPGPRTALGPPPRRSVEAPMAAPSHGPAYQLAKGALPKPEEELERLTKKLVYDMNHPHSEEYFGRCTRCGDKVLGDGSGCVAMEQVFHVECFTCVTCHSRLRGQPFYALDKKSYCENCYIDTLERCSKCTQPILDRILRAMGKAYHPRCFTCVVCGGCLDGVPFTVDATSQIHCIQDFHRKFAPRCSVCGQPIMPEPGQEETVRIVALDRSFHVNCYTCEECGLLLSSEGEGRGCYPLDGHILCKSCSARRIQDLSAKISTDC, from the exons ATGTCTGGTCCTACCTGGTTGCCGCCGAGGACTCTGGGAAGTCCAGAACGAGTCACCGCTCAGATGTGCCCGAGCGGCCCGGCCTTCTACAGACCCCCAGCGAAGGGGAACCACAAGTATGGCGGGTTTGACCAGAACGGAGCAACGGGAGGGACAGCCCCCAGGTACACGGCAGCTGGGGCCACAG GAGGAGTCCTGCCACACGCAGAGGATTCTGGGTCCTCAGAATTCAGCCCAGTATCGCCCAAATCAGTCGAGCACCATTACCCATCAGGCCACAGCTCACAAGAGGACCGCTTGTGGTCTCTCCACGGCGCCACATACAGCCCTCAG AACCGTGTCCAGGAGAATCCCGTTGGACAT GTGTACGACAACGTGCCATACGCCACGCACCTGTCGGCAGAGCGCTACAAGGGCCCCCCGCCCCAGAGCCGCTGCCCCGCAGGGTACCCCCCGTACCCACAGGCCCAGTTCCAGCTCGCCGGCCCGTACCCTGCGGAAGCCTCGCACTCGGCGCCACCGCTGGGCCAGTACAGCCTACAGCAGGAGTACCCGTACCCGTCGACCCCGAAACCGTACCCGCAGCCGGTGCCCGCGTCATACACCACAGCGTCGACCCCTACGGGCCCCCGTTTCAGCGTGCAGGTGAAAACGGCGCAGCCTGTCAATTACTCCCAAAGTGGGCGCCATGCGGAACAGGCCTATGCCCCGCCACGGCCCCGGCCCTTGCACCCGTACCCAGAGTCGGCGGCGGCACCACAGCCCTGGTACCCTGCCCCGTGTGCCGCCCAggagcaggaccatggtgcgGCCTACAAAGGGGGCATTGTGCCGGGACCTCGGACTGCTCTGGGCCCCCCACCCAGGAGGAGTGTAGAGGCGCCCATGGCAGCACCCAGCCATGGCCCGGCCTACCAGCTCGCTAAG GGGGCACTGCCAAAGCCAGAGGAGGAGTTGGAGCGGCTCACCAAGAAACTGGTGTATGACATGAATCACCCGCACAGCGAGGAGTACTTTG GTCGGTGCACGCGGTGCGGCGACAAAGTGCTGGGGGACGGCAGTGGCTGCGTGGCCATGGAGCAGGTGTTCCACGTCGAGTGCTTCACGTGTGTGACGTGTCACAGCCGCCTGCGGGGGCAGCCTTTCTACGCCCTGGACAAGAAGAGCTACTGTGAGAACTGCTACATC GACACCCTGGAGCGCTGTTCCAAATGCACACAGCCCATCCTGGACCGCATCCTGCGTGCCATGGGCAAGGCGTACCACCCACGCTGCTTCACCTGCGTCGTGTGTGGCGGCTGCCTGGACGGCGTGCCCTTCACCGTGGACGCCACATCGCAGATCCACTGCATCCAGGACTTCCACAG GAAGTTTGCCCCACGGTGCTCTGTGTGTGGTCAGCCCATCATGCCGGAGCCCGGCCAGGAGGAGACGGTGAGGATCGTGGCCCTCGACCGCAGCTTCCATGTCAACTGCTACACATGTGAG GAGTGTGGACTCCTGCTGTCCTCCGAGGGAGAGGGACGCGGCTGCTACCCGCTGGACGGTCACATTCTGTGCAAGAGCTGCAGCGCACGGCGCATTCAGGACCTCTCAGCCAAGATCTCGACCGACTGCTGA
- the slc16a13 gene encoding monocarboxylate transporter 13 isoform X2: MVRARSREPAAAPDGGWGWVVVGVLFVTSALVFGLIRSLGVFFVEFVHYFERSAQAISWIASIGVATQQLMSPLGTALCNAYGARPVVMVGGLLSGVGLTLASQATSLTELYLTMGLISGVGWALVFTPVVASVMQYFSRRRSLAMGLGFTGVGLSSFAFSPLFQLLVDVYAWRGALLILGALSFNMVACGALIRPLGSARTKSQALGDQADETSCSSLCSRAFVYLELSLLLHKPFVIYTLAVTLFNAGYYVPYIYLVAHSRHVGFSEYQAAFVVSAAGVADLAGRVIAGWTSDLGRTRLPHMLSLWTGLTGLFMLLLPSCSAPGSYGGLLLISLLYGFSAGAMTPLVFSAVPEIVGTHRMLGALGLLQLIESVGGLLGAPLSGWLKDQTGSYTGSFLLAGGCLLLGTLVLAGLPHYFACSPSSGVESPGQNQSPEAGLLTHAVCVPTLSKDLPTSGAENASAPLSPNLDDVQPRPGVDPSALTAAALQDNVGC, from the exons ATGGTCCGAGCCCGGTCCCGAGAACCCGCGGCCGCCCCCGacgggggctgggggtgggtcGTGGTCGGCGTGCTCTTCGTGACCTCGGCCCTGGTGTTTGGCCTCATCCGCAGCCTCGGTGTCTTCTTCGTGGAGTTTGTGCACTACTTTGAGAGGAGCGCTCAGGCCATTTCCTGGATCGCGTCCATCGGCGTGGCCACGCAGCAGCTCATGA GCCCCCTGGGCACGGCCCTGTGCAACGCGTACGGCGCGCGGCCCGTCGTCATGGTGGGGGGTCTGCTGTCTGGCGTCGGCTTAACCCTGGCGTCTCAGGCCACTTCCCTCACTGAGCTGTACCTGACCATGGGCCTCATCTCAG GCGTGGGCTGGGCCCTGGTATTCACGCCCGTCGTCGCCTCCGTCATGCAGTACTTCTCCCGGCGGCGCTCGCTTGCCATGGGCCTGGGCTTCACTGGGGTGGGTCTCTCGTCTTTCGCCTTCTCGCCCCTCTTCCAGCTGCTCGTGGACGTGTACGCCTGGCGGGGGGCCCTGCTCATCCTGGGCGCCCTCAGCTTCAACATGGTGGCCTGCGGCGCCTTGATCCGGCCCCTGGGGAGCGCCAGGACCAAGTCGCAG GCTCTGGGCGACCAGGCGGACGAGACGTCCTGCTCCTCGTTGTGCTCGCGAGCCTTCGTCTACCTGGAGCTCTCGCTGCTCTTGCACAAGCCCTTCGTCATCTACACGCTGGCCGTCACGCTCTTCAACGCCGGCTACTACGTGCCGTACATCTACCTGGTGGCCCACAGCCGCCACGTGGGCTTCTCCGAGTACCAGGCGGCCTTCGTGGTGTCGGCCGCAGGGGTGGCGGACCTGGCGGGCCGCGTCATCGCCGGCTGGACCTCGGACCTGGGCCGCACGCGACTGCCCCACATGCTGTCGCTGTGGACGGGACTCACGGGCCTcttcatgctgctgctgccgtcGTGCTCCGCGCCTGGGTCCTACGGCGGCCTCCTGCTCATCAGCCTGCTCTACGGCTTCTCCGCCGGGGCCATGACGCCGCTCGTCTTCTCGGCGGTGCCCGAGATCGTGGGCACGCACCGCATGCTGGGCGCCCTGGGGCTGCTGCAGCTCATCGAGAGCGTCGGCGGCCTGCTGGGGGCACCGCTGTCAG GTTGGCTGAAGGACCAGACGGGCAGCTACACGGGCTCCTTCCTGCTGGCGGGAGGGTGCCTCCTGCTGGGCACGCTGGTACTTGCAGGCCTGCCGCACTACTTTGCCTGCAGTCCGAGCTCCGGTGTTGAGTCTCCGGGGCAGAATCAAAGTCCCGAGGCTGGTCTGCTGACCCACGCGGTGTGTGTGCCGACTCTTTCCAAAGACCTTCCGACTTCGGGAGCTGAGAACGCATCTGCTCCGCTCTCGCCGAACCTTGACGACGTCCAGCCACGCCCCGGCGTGGATCCGTCAGCCCTGACCGCAGCGGCGTTGCAGGACAACGTGGGCTGCTGA